From the Pomacea canaliculata isolate SZHN2017 linkage group LG14, ASM307304v1, whole genome shotgun sequence genome, one window contains:
- the LOC112555062 gene encoding uncharacterized protein LOC112555062, with the protein MDMTPRRTQSAKKPRLRFVDLSLDGAELGKKAESDNGKFPLGGYKKSKRSPIGIYSYDKPRDYQHQLREDIERLLDSEVLEVHGSPTWTLEAHRQPTHSGESPLLTNKYLASSKHDVINGTAKWSKESLNPRRCSAPPVYQGALYYRPNRAHQYLSATELRDAAENDVIVKYGRPTRTTLLRARQRSKTGSFNAYEIRRELVQRMEEIKNGSIFSNPKDFAQNHTDIDGEPFHYFVTGARYNRAHCLDARSLTQYGVYLPRCNPLGWFVLEQRLAEMADGSPDSPRSDVDEGSAPVVAPSRPTTAPGFGRRVGPATPSAPRQAWGDASSSMHIVGADNNTKKHDEHAVVEEIIKWPQRVSGKGSRQSLGSSRGDNSKLDSRLPSVQGTSLSKVHRMQGPQTRAPMTPSSLLLLLWCRQSKVTPPFPLSNRKWTLSGMLNLIHPDPNPR; encoded by the exons ATGGACATGACACCGCGACGCACGCAGAGTGCCAAGAAGCCGAGGCTGAGGTTCGTCGACCTCTCGCTGGACGGCGCGGAGCTCGGCAAGAAAGCCGAGTCTGACAACGGGAAATTTCCACTGGGGGGTTATAAAA AAAGCAAGCGGTCGCCCATTGGCATCTACTCCTACGACAAGCCACGTGACTACCAACACCAGCTTCGCGAGGACATCGAGCGCCTGTTGGACTCGGAGGTGTTGGAGGTTCACGGGTCGCCCACGTGGACCCTTGAGGCTCACCGCCAACCCACACACTCGGGGGAATCGCCCCTACTTACCAACAAGTACCTGGCCTCTTCAAAG cACGATGTCATCAACGGGACGGCCAAGTGGAGCAAAGAGTCTCTCAACCCTCGTCGCTGCTCCGCCCCACCCGTGTACCAGGGGGCGCTGTACTATCGGCCCAACAGAGCTCACCAGTACCTCTCCGCCACAGAGTTACGGGACGCTGCAGAGAACGACGTCATCGTTAAATATGGCCGCCCGACACGCACCAC GTTACTGAGGGCCAGACAGCGATCCAAGACTGGTTCTTTCAACGCATACGAGATTCGCCGAGAGCTGGTGCAAA gGATGGAGGAGATCAAGAATGGCAGTATATTCAGCAACCCCAAAGA TTTTGCGCAGAATCACACGGACATAGATGGAGAACCCTTTCACTATTTTGTGACTGGTGCTCGCTACAACAG AGCTCATTGTCTGGATGCCCGCAGCCTGACCCAGTACGGCGTCTACCTGCCGCGGTGCAACCCGCTGGGGTGGTTCGTGCTGGAGCAGCGACTGGCAGAGATGGCGGACGGGTCGCCAG ACTCGCCTCGTTCTGACGTGGACGAAGGTTCTGCTCCAGTGGTGGCACCATCACGCCCCACCACCGCCCCAGGTTTCGGGAGAAGGGTGGGTCCCGCTACCCCTTCTGCCCCCCGCCAGGCCTGGGGTGACGCTTCATCCTCCATGCACATCGTCGGCGCCGACAACAACACCAAGAAACACGACGAGCATGCGGTCGTCGAAGAAATCATCAAATGGCCACAGCGGGTCAGCGGCAAAG GAAGTCGTCAGTCACTGGGTTCTAGCAGGGGAGACAACAGCAAGTTGGATTCCAGGCTTCCAAGCGTGCAAGGAACGTCTCTCTCTAAAGTACACAGG ATGCAAGGTCCGCAGACGAGAGCCCCTATGACTCCCAGCAGCCTCCTCCTTCTCCTGTGGTGCCGTCAGTCAAAAGTGACTCCGCCCTTCCCGCTGTCAAACCGGAAGTGGACGCTGAGCGGAATGCTGAACCTGATCCACCCGGACCCGAACCCGAGGTGA